In Deltaproteobacteria bacterium, the sequence GGGGACCCGCATTTCTCCATGCCGGGGAATCAGCCAGCGGAACTCGTCCAACCTTTCCATCCTGATCTCAGACATCGAAGATTATTCGTCCTTTCCACCCTTGCTCTGTTTTTTCCACCGCCGCTTTGTGATAGGTTACGGCCTTTATTTCTTTATTGATGAGGTGCTTTTGTGTGTTTATATGTTCTCCGTGGAGGATCGCTGTCAAACGATAGGCATCGCATGCATTGATCGCAACCGTTTTGGGTAAAAATCGCTCCCCGTTTATTAGATAGAGAACCTCGCGCAGAAAATTGACAAACAGGTCCGTCTCATCCGCCCCCTCCACCGAAAAGTGTTTTTCCTGATCGGGGGAGACGCAGTCTGCATGGGTGATCAACGCAACGACGGCCAGGGCGGCACAGACATACAGTTCTTCCCGGGTGCGACCGAAAAACTCGACACCCAGGTCCGCCGTGTGATCGAAGAGACGAAACCTCCTGTTTATCATAGACATTGTCCATCCTAGAGATGTTCAATCTTACCACAGGGTAGGTAAAAGCCAAAGGACGAAAAAGGCAGTCCCGATTTTAGTTCGTTCGGGACTGCCTGTAAAAAGGGGGAGGGATGAAGTTGGATTATGACATTACCACTTACCTGGTCCTGGACCGCCACCCGGATGCTTGCCCCACGTTCTGCCGTGTCCGTAGCCCCGTTCCCGGTTGTTTCTCTGAAACTGGGTTCTCTGTTCCGGTGTGAGGACATTCAGTACTTCAAGACGGAAAGCCGTCCGTTTTTCCTCAATCTGGCTACGGAGGGCCTGCACTTCCTTTTGTGTGTCCTTGATCTTTGCCGGATCGGGATTGGTC encodes:
- a CDS encoding archease: MSMINRRFRLFDHTADLGVEFFGRTREELYVCAALAVVALITHADCVSPDQEKHFSVEGADETDLFVNFLREVLYLINGERFLPKTVAINACDAYRLTAILHGEHINTQKHLINKEIKAVTYHKAAVEKTEQGWKGRIIFDV
- a CDS encoding Spy/CpxP family protein refolding chaperone — its product is LIATATFAYGGGRGHGGWFCDKRGMMAGFYGMNLTAEQTGKMDALRDNHWKEMQTMRNQMFVKRNELRTLWLETNPDPAKIKDTQKEVQALRSQIEEKRTAFRLEVLNVLTPEQRTQFQRNNRERGYGHGRTWGKHPGGGPGPGKW